TTCAGATCTGCTAACAAACGAGGAACGCCATTTCTTGCTCACCCACCAGGTTTCAGTCAGGGCCACGATGCTCGGGACCAGCACTGCAGCACAACCTGCCCTGCACGGCACCTTCCTCCAGCTTTTCGCAGAGGAGAGAAACCCCCAAAAATAATTAATCACACTTTACCTGGGCCTAATTTATCAGGGGTTTAATCTAGCGTTAGCAGTTAATCTTCttgcttccccccccacaccccaggCCCGCAGCCAAAGCAAACCTCACGCAGCACGACGAGGGCTGCCGGCTGTTTGCCCAACCGTGCATGATGCAGCTGCCCCGCTCCCTGGCCGTGCACACACGCGTGTGTGCAGACCCACACACGCGTGTGTGCGTGAACGCGTGGCCGGACAAATTGCATGCGTAGGGACTTATGTCCACGCACACGTACGTGGGTGTGCAAGCACCTGTGTGctgtgcacacgcgtgtgcaaaCAGCTGCACGCATACGGCGGCGTGCATGCAAGCGTGCCTGCTGCATGCACGCACGCGTGCCCTTGGCATGACCCCAGGCGTGGGGATGCTCGCAGGTGCCCGGCTAGtgcccagctgtgctgcccACGGTGTGAGCGGGCACGGGGCCGGGCAGCTCTGTGTCCTCAGGGCTGCTTGGGGTTGGGGGTGCAgcctgggcgggggggggacaggcaGATTtagggggatgcaggcagcttGGGGTCGGGGGGATGCAGGTAGTTTagggggtgcaggcagctcgGGGGGGGATGTGGCAGGTTAGGGTGTGCAGGCAGCCTGGTGGGGGGATGTAGGTGGTTCAGGGGGGTGCAGGCGGGTCGGGGGGATACAGGATGCTTGGGGGGGTGAGCCACATTGGGGGGGGATGCAGGTagttgggggggtgggcagaCTAGGGAGGTGCAGGCAACTCGGGGGGGGATGTGAGTAGTTCGGGGGGGTGCAGACAGATTCGAGGGGTGCAGATTCgaggggtgcaggcaggtgGGGGTGCCTCCACCCCACTCCCGCCGGGGCAAATGCGGAGGGGGGGGGTTGTTCTCGCAGGTGAGCACAGAGCCCCCCCCTGCctcagcggggccggggccggggccggaggGGGTGGGACCAGCCCGGCAATAAAACGACTGGCGCGGGCGGGACGGGACGgaacgggacgggacgggagaGCGCCGGGACCGGGGACGGGAcagcgccggggccggggccggggccggtgcgGAGGGAGCGGCGGGTCGCTCGGTTCTCCTTCGGTTTCCCACCCCGGTAGCCGCGATGCCCAATTTCTCCGGGAACTGGAAGATGAAGAGTTCGGAAAACTTCGAGGAGTTGCTGAAGGCGCTGGGTGAGTGAGAATCCCCGGGGGTCCCccggccccccctccccggctcccGGCGCTGGCTGCGAcggggaggcggggggcgaGACAGGGGAActgggggggaaaggggagttCTGCCTCCCATCTCCTCTCCAAGCCTCTTCTCCAGCCCGGGGGGGATCACAGCCGCCGTGTGCTGGAGGggagccccccaccctgctcccccTTTTCACAATGCTCTCGGTGTTGCTTCGCcactggggaaactgaggcacggggggcggggggggggctagGCAGCGTCTCCTGCTCCTGAGGGGTCCAACATGGCCCCtgcgggcccccccccccgcctgcctcagtttccccaccgTGGTGGCCTCCCCAAGTGCAGGCACCTCCAGATTCTCTCCCCAGGACCCTTCGCATCAAAGacttcctccccaccagcaccctgcACCTCCGACCCCAAAGGCACCCAAAGGGACTTACCTGCCCCACGGGGGCCCAGACCCCAGGgtccccaaaaccccagccccGATGGGACCTCACAGCGTGGGTGCTCCATCCCCGTAGGGCTCATTTTGGgtcccctctgcctcccaccACGGTGCTGTGTCCTGGCTGCAGCGGTGAACAGGGCTTGGGGGAgaggggattgggggggggctcacagggccAAGAACCATTGCAGGAGGGGAAAGCTGGGGGCACAGGCtatgggggtccccagggttttgggcagggctggagccagccccccctgctgctcctctctgcctgaCCCTCTCCTCGCCTGCCAGGGAGCTGCCGGAGCAGAATATTTTCCAGGTTAGGGGATACGtaacaaatatttcagtataaTTATCACTTTCTTGGATttcactcccctctcccccctgccttcaccccctctccctcctccagccccaccgGTGAAAGTGGCTCAGAGAAACctcagcaggaaaataaatctgcCAGCCCAGAGCGAGCCGCTCTTCCTTTCCCACAGCGCAAGCGGGGGGCTCCTGCCCTtcaccacccccccagcacccccccctccccagcctttcAGCAACTTTGGGGGAAGCTGATACCTCTGGACCCCCTGGGCAGAGCGGTTAGGGCAGGGGAGGATCAGCTCAAGACCCCAAGTCTGGCTGCATCatgccctccctccccagcttttgCTCCCTTTGGGGGCTGTTTCTCctcgccacccccccccccccccccataagcATCATGTGGTGGGGCTGCATCTGCCCGTGGCTGGGTTTTGGGCACCCACCCTGGTGTAAGTCAGGCCTCGCAGGGAGTgaagggacctgggggggggcccagccccaccacctcagccagcagcagcatcctggagGGTCTAGCCATGGGAACGTGTCCATCCCCGCTGCAGGAGGATATGGATCCCGGATCCCACCTGTGTCCCAACTGTGGGGCTGGGACTATCTGTcgccccccccgtcccccccgtccccatccctgtgccgGAGGGAAGCCCCTTTCTGCAGGGACCCTCTCTGGGGGCGCAGGGGGTGGTGGCCAGGGCATGGTCCCTCTCCGGGGAGGGCTGGCCGGGTGCCCACCCGCAGTTTTCAGCTGCCGGAGGGTGACACGGGAACAATGTCCCCAAAGAACAGCTTCCCGGGGAGCCAGGCTGTCCCCGGGTGACAGCCGGGGGCTTGGGGACATGATGGATGAGCCGCCTCCGGGAGCGGGGACAAagccccagctgccctgcagttagcggggggctgggagggggaatGGCCATGGGGACCCCTGGGTGGGGTCACACAGGTCACCAGGCACAGAGCCGCTCCTCGGCCAAGCTCAGAGCGGGTGCCTTGTCCCTTCCGTCACCCCGTGGGCTGGGTGAGCCCTCGCCCCCACGCACCCTCCCCGTCACCCTTGTCCCTTCCCTCGGGCGCCTCCGGAGCCTTCCCCGGCATcagcccccgcccccgctcctTGCCGCCAGGTAACGAGAGCCAGATGTGGCCCAGATGTGGGTTGCCCTGAGCCGCCTCCAGTGCTCGGGGTCCCCCTGGGATGTGTCACTGCCAAGTgtgggggccggggcggtgccCCCCCCAACCGCCATGTTGaccccctgccctgtccccaggcTCCCGGGGGAGAGGGGGCCGCATCCAGCCCTGAGAGGCACTTAACCTCCCTGGCTGCGGGTCACCCCACCGAGAAGGGGCAGCTCCGGTGTCCCCCCCGTGCcgggggatgctgcaggcagcagtgcagAGGAGGGGGAGCTCGACGCCgccatccccttccccaggcGTCAACATGATGCTGAGGAAGATCGCGGTGGCGGCGGCCTCGAAGCCGGCGGTGGAGATCAAGCAGGACGGGGAGACCTTCTACATCAAGACCTCGACCACCGTCCGGACCACCGAGATCAGTTTCAGGATCGGGGAGGAGTTCGAGGAGCAGACGGTGGACGGGCGGCCCTGCAAGGTGGGGgggagccctgcctgcgccAGGGGGGCTGATCCTGACCCCACGCATGAGGAGCTCTCATGCACATGTGCGTGCACATAGGCGGGCGTGCACGTGTGTGGATGCACATGGATGCACGTGCGTGTACGCGCACACATTTTGCGTGAGGCCAGGAGCAGTcacttgtgtgtgtgcatgcacacaggcAGGTGTAcacgtgtgtgcatgcacacacatgcatctgtgtgcatgcacacacgtgCTTGTGCGTGCACGCACATTTTGCATGAGGGCAGGAGCGTTCActtgtgtgtgtgcgcacacagGCATGTGTGCACActtgtgcatgtgcatgcacacatgcGTGCATGCATGCCCACAGGTGtttgtgcatgcacacaccTATTGCCTGAGGGCAGGAGCGCTCACccgtgtgtgtgcgtgcaggcACACACATTTTTCATGCACGCACGTGTGCACACGCCTGTTTGCACTCACACAACCACACGCTCTCCCCTGCGAGCAGAGGGCTGGTCCCCCTCTCCCTGCAACTGTCCTGGCCGGGTCGCAACGGGGAACAAATGGCCCTATCCATCTTTTGGTTGATGGATGGTCCTGCCTGGCGGGGGCTGCGTGGGGGCTTCTCGGGGTGTcccatgtccccgtcccccccgcagCATCGCCCTTCTCCCCCCCTCTGCAGAGCTTGGCCAGGTGGGAGAGTGAGAACAAGAACAAGATGGTGTGTGAGCAGCGGCTGCTGAAGGGCGAAGGACCCAAGACGGGCTGGTCCAGGGAGATGACCAACGATGGGGAGCTCATCCTGGTGAGgacctggggagggaggggggggcatCGCTACCCCAGTGCATGCTGGGAAACtcggggggggggcaagggagGGTGGCCATGGCCATCACAGTGACCCTGCTCCTCCTTGCAGACCATGACAGCCGATGACGTCGTCTGCACCAGGGTCTACGTCCGGGAGTGACACCCCCCCATTCCGCTgacccccatccctcccccagCCAGCGCcggtcccccagccccatgtcctgtcccccccagccccaattACCCACCCTGTGTCCCCTCTGGTCCCCTCCACTCACCCCGCAGCCACAGGGAAGGGGTTGCACCTTCCTATGGGCTACATCAGAGCAaccccttttttggggggggagaaaaacacaacatTTTGCCCCCCCTCATGGCCTGGGGTCTCTTCGGGGGCaggaaaatctcattttctggcCCTGTCCTGCTGCCGCCCTCGGTGCAGACAAAGCGCACAGTTGTTGGAAAGGCGCCGGGGCCGTGGCTGGAGGGTAATGCAGCCACCTCCCTGGGCTTTGGGTTGGTTTTAACTGGTTTTagttcagtttgattttttcttttttttttatcattttttaatgCAGGCCCCTGGCCCTTGCCCTGCCCAGGGGCTGCGCttgctctccccctccccagtatTTATTTGTGAATATTGTATCGCAAAGAAACACCAAACGACCCCAACCCAGTAGCACTGCGGTCTGGGCAGCTCCAGGTCCAAACCCCCCCAAGAtctgacccccccaccccgagattgtccccaccacctccctcctcttttcaaTAAATGTCCTACaactcccccccctccccagcgtccctgtcccctcccggccccgctaGCACACACACACCTCCTGCACCGCAGCTCTTGCGCAAGGGGCCGGGGGCAAAGGCGGTGGCCGGGTTGGCACATCATGGCGTGGGAAGCgaggggcagccgtggggcagccgtggggcagggaggatggcgtggggctggggtgcagctcacgctggggggggggggaatgagaCACCCTCCCAGCTTAGCTGGAGGAGCcggggcacccatgggtgctgcctgctggggtGTGGCTCCCTGGTCTGCTCCAGGTGATGCTCATTGGGGTGCTGCCTGCTAATTGCCCTATGTGAGGTGGCATTAATTACGACAAGGGGGGGAGGTTCTGCTTGTGGGTCATTGGGGCTCAGCCCGTGGTGGAGAggtttggggtgcaggggagcCCTGCCCCGGGGATGGGGGGATGCACTCGCTCCCCGTGCCCACCCCAGCCTCGGCAAAGCTGCTCCCCAGGGTGGGCTGGGACCCCTcggccggggcagccccagagTCGCCGTGGGGTAGTTGGGGGGCACTGACCCAGCCCCCCACCAGCACTGGGGTCCTGCTGAGCCGGGGGGTGCCTGTGGCTGCTTTTGGGGAGATGGGGCGGGGTGTGGAACACTGTTCCCCAGGACCCAGcacccctcctgccccggctggggaggggacagcaGTGAGCGGCCCCTGGGGGGGATACAGGGGGAAGGGGGCCAGGATTTGGGGTTGGCTTCACCCCCAGTGCCCCCGAGTGTGATGCTGCACTGCCAGGGAGCGTGTTCAGCAGCAGGAAGGGTGTAATTACACCttccctggggaggaggaggaggaggaggaggaggaggaagggctcCGGTATCTCCAGGTGGACACTTGGCAGACACCCATTGCCCTCGTCGCCATTCCCAAAACACTGCCTGGGCTGCGTCCCGGTTCTCCCAACATCCCCGCGCCATAACTGGGACCAGTTGGCATCACCGGTGGGACCGGTGCCAGTGGGTGGGGTGGACGCTGGATCCAGCCCTCTCCGTTCTTCACCAAACCGACCGTTTTTCTCCCCAGAGATCTCGCAAAAGCCACAACCAGGCGGGATCAGCCGGTAATGGAAACCAGccgctccccacccccccaactcCGACTCTCTGGCTTCTCCCCTTCGGAGAAATATCCTCTTTCTCCCCGGCCGCCCTGGGGACGGCTCCAATTTGTCTCTCTTCCGAGCCCCCGGGTTGGCGGGGTGGGGTACAAAGGGGGCCCTCGTACCCTGAGAGAACCAGGGCGGCAAATCTGGATGGGAGCGGGGGTCTATAGGGCTGCCAGCTGCGTGCACACACAACCCCATCGCCCCCC
This genomic interval from Buteo buteo chromosome 11, bButBut1.hap1.1, whole genome shotgun sequence contains the following:
- the CRABP2 gene encoding cellular retinoic acid-binding protein 2 — its product is MPNFSGNWKMKSSENFEELLKALGVNMMLRKIAVAAASKPAVEIKQDGETFYIKTSTTVRTTEISFRIGEEFEEQTVDGRPCKSLARWESENKNKMVCEQRLLKGEGPKTGWSREMTNDGELILTMTADDVVCTRVYVRE